Proteins encoded together in one Anopheles darlingi chromosome 3, idAnoDarlMG_H_01, whole genome shotgun sequence window:
- the LOC125953675 gene encoding uncharacterized protein LOC125953675: MVDISSIIEGSVKFRDGKKWKSRWCVMRKLSPVADCLHLQLYRDSKDRYKNGQTKASLSLQHFLGVESGFTLDKESNTIAIICQDVIVVLAFDTRERLIQWQVKISNNLGDDLQYLVLVSSAPPKAKLSTGPARMHIQDHRFCLTTGVPPRLTGTWQIEHLRRYGVVDNRFCFEGGSSCGKGEGLYVFVTDLGDEITHTFKLASQGKLASKKRAAARKIAALDSPRKGAESRSTNYNDEICTVHIENSNCTCRNSYWPSTESRDLDSNYGCGDTVSVSEVHDCINDLDSFPRTVANLERCMSCISKLGAPSMSRSSTVTGTPGAVAPLPAWHMLTEHNNHINQSHKLPPPALDRMSLCSHGSSNNSEYSIPRQTCGPGTEASWYEKPPVSQSSACGHNRPTSPCGCGGAAPPPGRPPKPREIALHITAPIHNAINMSSCKSPQPSSHVGPYENYDIPKTPIAVDGSSGLTPGENYDTPKKIQEYLSKETTTGSKDTMVDGYGNYDMPMSLTKAVCNCLTGDGAGGGGSSKVQSCVHEQRLQDAGPRVDCTCNRVMSWADNWISLPLCKRGNGIEHTGVPVINKVKLSGEGKMPVMDASRGTAADGAIYATVDVTKKIRRKFEQGSCACDEPLVTQPQAGVGKQLPSSYDNYEDVEITATTGEEPTTKTANYANLEFERSLENYENSKEVLQRAGLAGLQQCEDEESGNLCHKCGHPQSVKTPDSQDGGRGSEEQQTTCGSAGAGGGESTQENYMMMEPGNRKSQFPGYIPMAPAPTAVSTAGGATSNEPPTPTDGRQSPTAPPLPTKSDILKQRMNRIIGEKSASNPSLSGPAVDRSRKRIDDESRVPGSAMLRATLASPYARKQLMDSSDLLPCGDSRLSPRKRSASAESSRFLDEGEEVESPLSGTASPSTETLLRKTPTPGGTGTLRRSSSPCVHQEMESGCPADGCCSGADKSTTAPETEDEMSGSTNPPSQASQSVYIRRSESVPCKAQNRDSSSSNDSGVSTGSLRQRGTDFTDFELPLTTAMSARRHQRHVLPQQNCVHASLPRRSKSFDPLRELSFQFQKIRVPEKSTSAEAEVPVCPPKAKGAPSYGSPDVMAAPGAPYIDSRSTSSGTSDMSDYIETLSLSSHSSSDTPEGMRHIRQATSTLRPRSGKEYQNIDRSILSLTQASTDAVKVPGTPSQLRGLLSCSANYANITPVPENAESPSPGYQSGTSPQEAQGQHFMFKNSS; encoded by the exons ATTGCCTTCATCTGCAGCTGTACCGCGACTCGAAGGACCGCTACAAGAACGGTCAAACGAAGGCGTCCCTCTCGCTGCAGCATTTTCTCGGCGTGGAGTCGGGCTTCACGCTGGACAAGGAATCCAACACGATAGCAATCATCTGCCAGGATGTGATCGTCGTCCTGGCCTTCGATACCCGCGAAAGACTGATACAATGGCAG GTCAAAATATCCAACAACCTGGGCGACGATCTTCAATATCTGGTGCTGGTTTCGTCCGCACCACCGAAAGCCAAACTCTCCACCGGTCCAGCCCGAATGCACATCCAGGATCATCGGTTTTGTCTCACGACCGGCGTTCCTCCACGGTTAACCGGAACCTGGCAAATCGAACACTTGAG ACGATACGGAGTTGTGGACAATCGGTTTTGCTTCGAGGGTGGCTCTAGCTGCGGGAAGGGCGAAGGATTGTACGTCTTTGTGACGGATCTGGGCGATGAGATCACGCACACCTTCAAGCTCGCCTCCCAGGGTAAGCTGGCCAGCAAGAAGCGAGCGGCGGCACGCAAGATTGCAG CACTCGACAGTCCGCGGAAGGGTGCCGAATCACGGTCGACGAACTACAACGACGAGATCTGCACGGTGCACATCGAAAACTCGAACTGTACCTGCCGCAACTCGTACTGGCCATCGACGGAATCGCGCGATCTCGACAGTAACTATGGTTGCGGTGATACCGTCTCCGTGTCGGAGGTTCACGACTGCATCAACGATCTGGATTCGTTCCCACG CACCGTCGCTAATCTCGAGCGCTGTATGAGCTGCATCTCGAAGCTCGGTGCACCGTCCATGTCCCGTAGCTCAACGGTAACGGGTACACCGGGTGCGGTAGCCCCACTGCCCGCCTGGCACATGCTAACCGAGCACAACAATCACATTAACCAATCGCACAAACTTCCACCACCGGCCCTGGATCGAATGTCGCTCTGCTCgcacggtagcagcaacaactccGAGTACTCGATCCCCCGTCAAACGTGTGGCCCCGGAACGGAAGCCTCCTGGTACGAAAAGCCTCCCGTTAGCCAATCGTCGGCCTGTGGACACAACCGGCCAACGTCAccgtgtggttgtggtggtgcggcaccaccaccgggacgaCCACCGAAACCGCGCGAAATCGCTCTCCACATCACGGCCCCGATCCACAATGCTATCAACATGTCCTCCTGCAAATCACCCCAACCGTCGTCACACGTAGGTCCGTACGAGAACTACGACATCCCGAAGACACCGATCGCGGTGGATGGTTCGAGTGGGCTAACGCCCGGGGAGAACTACGATACGCCCAAGAAAATACAAGAGTACCTGTCCAAGGAGacgaccaccggcagcaaagACACGATGGTGGATGGCTATGGTAACTACGATATGCCCATGTCCTTGACGAAGGCCGTCTGCAACTGTCTCACtggtgacggtgctggtggtggtggttcttcGAAGGTGCAGAGCTGCGTGCACGAGCAACGATTGCAGGACGCCGGCCCCCGGGTGGACTGTACCTGTAATCGGGTGATGTCCTGGGCGGACAACTGGATTTCGCTGCCACTGTGCAAACGGGGCAACGGTATCGAACATACGGGTGTGCCGGTGATCAATAAGGTGAAGCTGAGCGGCGAAGGCAAGATGCCGGTAATGGACGCTAGCCGTGGAACGGCGGCCGATGGTGCGATTTATGCCACGGTCGATGTGACGAAGAAAATACGCCGGAAGTTCGAACAGGGTTCGTGCGCTTGCGATGAACCGCTCGTCACGCAACCACAGGCCGGTGTTGGGAAGCAGCTACCGAGCAGCTACGATAACTACGAAGATGTCGAGATCACGGCCACGACCGGCGAAGAACCGACCACGAAGACGGCCAACTATGCCAATCTGGAGTTCGAACGGTCACTCGAGAACTACGAGAACTCGAAGGAAGTCCTACAGCGAGCGGGTCTTGCGGGACTGCAACAGTGCGAGGACGAAGAATCGGGCAACCTGTGCCACAAGTGTGGACATCCGCAAAGCGTCAAGACTCCTGATAGCCAGGATGGAGGGCGAGGCAGCGAAGAACAGCAGACAACttgtggtagtgctggtgctggtggcggtgaaaGCACGCAGGAGAACTACATGATGATGGAACCGGGCAACAGAAAATCGCAGTTCCCAGGCTACATACCGATGGCACCGGCCCCAACAGCGGTCTCTACCGCTGGAGGAGCCACCTCCAATGAACCGCCAACCCCGACGGACGGCAGACAGTCGCCGACGGCTCCACCACTTCCCACAAAATCGGACATTCTGAAGCAACGCATGAACCGCATCATCGGTGAAAAGTCGGCCAGCAATCCAAGCCTCTCGGGACCGGCCGTCGACCGTAGCCGTAAGCGTATCGACGATGAATCGCGAGTACCGGGTAGTGCGATGCTGAGGGCTACACTGGCCAGTCCGTACGCTCGCAAGCAACTGATGGATAGTAGCGATCTGCTACCGTGCGGTGATAGCCGATTGTCACCGAGAAAGCGGTCCGCTTCGGCTGAATCATCCCGCTTTCTGGATGAAGGTGAAGAGGTCGAAAGTCCACTCAGTGGTACGGCCTCACCGAGTACGGAGACGTTGCTCCGTaagacaccgacaccgggcgGTACGGGTACACTGCGGCGGTCCTCTTCGCCGTGCGTTCATCAGGAGATGGAATCGGGCTGTCCGGCGGATGGGTGCTGTAGCGGTGCGGACAAATCGACGACAGCTCCCGAAACCGAGGATGAGATGTCGGGCTCGACGAACCCACCGAGTCAAGCGTCGCAATCGGTGTACATCCGGCGTTCGGAGAGTGTTCCCTGTAAGGCGCAGAACCGGGATAGTTCGAGCTCTAACGATTCCGGTGTTTCGACCGGTTCGCTACGGCAACGTGGTACCGATTTTACCGATTTTGAGCTTCCGCTAACGACGGCCATGTCGGCGAGACGTCATCAGCGGCACGTGCTACCGCAGCAGAACTGTGTCCATGCTTCGTTGCCACGCCGCTCGAAGTCGTTCGATCCGCTGCGTGAGCTATCGTTCCAGTTCCAGAAGATACGCGTCCCGGAGAAGAGTACGTCGGCCGAGGCGGAAGTGCCGGTGTGTCCACCGAAGGCGAAGGGTGCACCATCGTACGGTAGTCCGGATGTGATGGCCGCACCGGGCGCACCGTACATCGATtcacgcagcaccagcagcggtacGTCGGATATGTCCGATTACATCGAGACACTATCGCTCTCTAGTCACAGTTCCTCCGATACGCCCGAGGGTATGAG ACACATTCGACAAGCAACCTCGACGCTACGGCCTCGCTCTGGCAAGGAGTACCAGAACATTGACCGCTCGATACTGTCCCTGACGCAGGCTAGTACCGATGCGGTTAAGGTACCAGGCACACCGTCACAGCTGCGCGGTCTACTGTCCTGTTCCGCCAACTACGCCAACATCACGCCCGTGCCAGAGAACGCCGAATCACCCAGTCCAGGCTACCAGAGTGGTACGTCACCCCAGGAGGCGCAGGGTCAGCATTTTATGTTCAAG AACTCAtcgtaa